Proteins from one Gimesia maris genomic window:
- a CDS encoding HD-GYP domain-containing protein, which yields MTNSTRLLRWLTPPVRQERDDWTLLRTCADSSERLAADSEALRRLRISYRELNQQNQELKITPQHKVLIQLQARVQVILLRCRLYLDPQPTHSVSQLQEPILARILDYLREEQRYIRQQMLLSQTTQHYVRQLKVATQDVWTKTHCSPNLLLNLIRKIKNDDVHLHQPGEFLFASLNDIQEMTSEQIPDSDLSVYLRGLETARLIFFVSRRKIAWQESCELLMIAGLLHDLGWLMIKSTKNARGEKLKTDPSEIEQGHPVLGAALLGGLRGFPGDSYLTEVISQHHERLDGTGYPRGLHTSALGEYSRRLAVACRFLELKNSERELTADGIRTFEREEVAFAAALQLFRESRRGEWDETVVDQFLSALDESLLQVLIETDRHNDPFTLKRFQQQRRDEAHELIPPPHFTMDAATTESANLTENHSKL from the coding sequence GTGACGAATTCTACCAGACTGCTGCGCTGGCTGACGCCTCCTGTTCGACAGGAGCGCGACGACTGGACATTGCTGCGTACCTGCGCGGACAGTTCGGAGCGGCTGGCAGCTGATTCAGAGGCGTTACGCAGGTTGCGGATTTCCTATCGGGAGTTGAACCAGCAGAACCAGGAATTAAAGATCACGCCGCAGCACAAAGTTCTGATTCAGCTCCAGGCGCGTGTGCAGGTCATTCTGCTCCGCTGTCGTCTGTATCTCGACCCGCAGCCAACCCATTCTGTTTCGCAATTACAGGAACCGATCCTGGCGCGCATTCTAGATTACCTGCGCGAGGAGCAGCGGTATATCCGGCAGCAAATGCTGTTGTCTCAGACCACACAGCATTATGTCAGGCAATTGAAAGTGGCCACGCAGGACGTCTGGACCAAAACGCATTGTAGTCCGAATCTGCTCTTAAACCTGATACGTAAAATCAAAAATGACGACGTGCACCTGCATCAGCCTGGTGAATTTCTATTTGCCTCGCTCAATGACATTCAGGAAATGACGAGTGAGCAGATTCCGGATTCCGACTTGTCCGTATACCTTCGAGGGCTGGAGACGGCACGATTAATATTCTTCGTCAGTCGCAGGAAGATCGCCTGGCAGGAAAGTTGTGAACTGCTGATGATTGCCGGTCTATTACATGACCTGGGCTGGCTGATGATCAAGTCGACGAAGAATGCACGTGGTGAGAAATTAAAAACGGATCCGTCAGAAATCGAGCAGGGGCACCCCGTGCTCGGCGCGGCTTTGCTGGGAGGCTTACGTGGATTTCCGGGCGACTCATACTTGACGGAAGTCATTTCCCAGCATCATGAGCGACTGGATGGAACAGGTTATCCCCGTGGTCTGCATACTTCCGCACTGGGTGAATATTCACGTCGACTGGCGGTGGCCTGCCGCTTTCTGGAATTAAAAAATAGCGAACGTGAACTGACGGCGGACGGCATCCGGACGTTTGAACGCGAAGAAGTCGCATTTGCGGCAGCGTTACAGCTCTTCCGGGAGTCCCGACGCGGGGAGTGGGACGAGACTGTTGTTGATCAGTTTCTGTCTGCTCTGGATGAGAGCCTGTTGCAGGTGTTGATAGAAACCGATCGCCACAACGATCCGTTCACACTCAAACGATTCCAGCAGCAGCGCCGGGATGAAGCTCACGAGCTCATACCTCCACCTCATTTTACGATGGATGCTGCTACTACCGAGTCCGCTAATTTGACTGAAAACCATTCCAAGTTATGA
- a CDS encoding serine O-acetyltransferase produces the protein MATDFRQKERLPELTDRIVETYHEIGTIHHLGHCPLPSQDAVIEAAQELKDVIFPGYSRRQNLHLGNVTYHVGNIIDSLHDILTLQIGRALRHQHVQRHGADCEKLSQIDFEAEGQRKTIQFLEMIPEIRRALSTDVQAALDGDPAATCFDEIIFCYPGLEAITIYRIAHELYKLEVPIIPRMLSEWAHAQTGIDIHPGATIGHSFFIDHGTGVVIGETCEIAENVKVYQGVTLGALSFPKDSEGRIIREQKRHPTIEKGVVIYANATILGGDTVIGQDAVIGASVSLMKSVLPNTIVTIEKPSLRFREAS, from the coding sequence ATGGCTACGGATTTCCGGCAAAAAGAGCGGCTCCCTGAACTGACAGATCGAATTGTCGAAACCTATCATGAAATCGGTACGATCCATCACTTAGGCCATTGCCCGCTTCCCAGCCAGGATGCCGTCATCGAAGCGGCACAGGAATTGAAAGACGTCATTTTTCCGGGCTACAGCCGTCGTCAGAATCTGCACCTGGGCAATGTCACCTACCATGTAGGAAACATCATCGACTCACTGCACGATATTCTGACACTGCAAATCGGTCGTGCGTTACGGCATCAGCATGTTCAGAGACATGGCGCCGACTGCGAAAAACTCAGCCAGATTGATTTCGAAGCCGAAGGTCAGCGGAAGACGATCCAGTTCCTGGAAATGATTCCGGAAATACGGCGCGCCCTTTCCACTGACGTACAGGCGGCTTTGGACGGCGACCCGGCTGCAACCTGCTTTGATGAAATCATCTTCTGCTATCCCGGACTGGAAGCGATTACCATTTACCGGATCGCTCATGAATTGTACAAACTGGAAGTCCCCATCATACCCCGCATGCTGTCGGAATGGGCTCATGCACAGACCGGGATCGATATTCACCCGGGTGCCACCATTGGCCATTCCTTCTTTATCGATCATGGTACCGGCGTCGTAATCGGGGAAACCTGTGAGATCGCGGAAAATGTGAAAGTCTATCAGGGGGTCACGCTGGGAGCTTTGAGCTTCCCGAAAGATTCTGAAGGACGCATTATTCGCGAGCAGAAACGGCATCCCACCATCGAAAAAGGTGTAGTGATCTACGCGAATGCCACTATTCTGGGAGGCGATACCGTGATCGGGCAGGATGCCGTCATCGGAGCGAGTGTCTCGCTGATGAAAAGCGTGCTGCCTAACACGATTGTCACCATCGAAAAACCGTCGCTCCGGTTTCGCGAAGCTTCCTGA
- a CDS encoding BlaI/MecI/CopY family transcriptional regulator, giving the protein MAERPALSKGEMEIARALWELKHATVRDVFESFPESRGIDFTTVQTYLRRLEKKGYVNVKLDGRTRVYTPRVKPRTVIRETVDDLVDRLFAGETFPLMQHLIEDRQVSRADLDALKGLLDQLTEERDAAD; this is encoded by the coding sequence ATGGCAGAACGCCCCGCTTTATCCAAAGGTGAAATGGAAATTGCCCGTGCCTTATGGGAACTGAAACACGCGACGGTGCGCGACGTGTTTGAGTCGTTTCCTGAATCGCGTGGAATTGATTTCACCACCGTCCAGACCTATTTGCGCCGTCTGGAGAAAAAGGGGTATGTGAACGTCAAACTCGATGGACGTACCCGTGTGTATACACCACGCGTCAAACCGCGCACCGTGATTCGCGAAACCGTCGATGACCTGGTGGACCGACTCTTTGCCGGCGAAACCTTTCCCCTGATGCAGCATCTGATTGAAGATCGACAGGTCAGTCGCGCGGATCTGGATGCGCTCAAAGGGTTACTGGACCAGTTGACGGAGGAACGCGATGCAGCTGACTGA
- a CDS encoding Do family serine endopeptidase, whose product MKALTGNRNWMFAIIASACLVGAAVGVAQKDKSADPPTAANIHELSNVFREVSRRAMPAIVSIETVSKTSEVSGQRVMPFGDNSPFQDLFENDPRFKEMFKQFQNQNQPRRAPRRMGTGSGFIINKSGLIMTNSHVVNGADVVKVTLNDGREFTASDIRTDPRSDVAVIHIDAPDLQAIPLGDSSKMEIGDWVLAIGNPFGIGMSVTNGIISAKSRGPGINDREDYLQTDAAINPGNSGGPLLNLRGEVIGINTAISSRSGGYDGVGFAIPVNMARWVSGQLIDNGKVERAFLGVGIQPISNDLSKSFDIKVGQGAIITQVMEDSPAAAADLRTGDIILKLSGKDVSGPRNLQGIVEQLVVGKTYVMEILRDGKHVNKELTMKAMPNSFSVARDEKPLEGSSKQKQKTSVNELKLEVQPLTEELANQLGYSNEVTGVVITSVEPGSAAEEAGLTKGMIIEKIGTTEVSTMDQFNQGLKEAKGKDSVLLLVRNHSGARFVVVQK is encoded by the coding sequence ATGAAAGCGTTAACAGGAAATCGAAACTGGATGTTCGCTATTATCGCTAGCGCATGTCTGGTTGGTGCCGCGGTCGGAGTCGCTCAGAAAGATAAGAGCGCCGATCCGCCAACAGCTGCGAATATTCATGAGTTATCGAATGTATTTCGTGAAGTCAGTCGGCGGGCGATGCCTGCGATTGTTTCTATTGAGACCGTGAGCAAAACCTCTGAAGTCTCTGGTCAGAGAGTTATGCCGTTTGGTGACAATTCACCGTTTCAGGATCTGTTCGAAAATGATCCCCGGTTCAAAGAGATGTTCAAGCAGTTCCAGAATCAAAATCAGCCACGACGGGCGCCCCGTCGGATGGGAACAGGTTCCGGATTCATTATCAATAAGAGCGGCCTGATCATGACCAACTCGCATGTTGTGAATGGTGCCGACGTCGTTAAGGTCACTTTAAATGATGGTCGTGAATTCACTGCCAGTGATATTCGTACCGATCCCCGTTCCGACGTTGCTGTGATTCATATTGATGCACCCGACCTGCAGGCAATTCCCCTGGGCGACAGCTCCAAAATGGAAATTGGCGACTGGGTCCTGGCGATTGGTAACCCCTTCGGAATCGGTATGAGTGTGACGAACGGTATCATCAGTGCGAAAAGCCGTGGCCCCGGAATTAACGACCGTGAAGATTATCTGCAGACGGATGCAGCGATCAACCCTGGTAACAGTGGTGGTCCCCTGTTGAACCTGCGTGGTGAAGTGATCGGTATTAACACCGCGATCTCCAGCCGCAGTGGCGGATATGATGGTGTTGGATTTGCCATTCCTGTAAACATGGCTCGCTGGGTATCCGGTCAGCTGATTGATAATGGCAAAGTGGAACGAGCTTTTCTGGGTGTGGGCATTCAGCCGATCAGCAACGACCTGTCGAAATCGTTCGACATCAAAGTTGGTCAGGGTGCCATCATCACACAGGTGATGGAAGATTCTCCTGCAGCCGCTGCTGACTTGCGGACGGGTGATATCATCCTGAAACTGTCAGGCAAGGACGTTTCCGGGCCTCGTAATCTGCAGGGTATTGTGGAACAACTGGTGGTGGGTAAGACTTATGTCATGGAAATCTTAAGAGACGGTAAACATGTCAACAAAGAACTGACCATGAAAGCCATGCCCAACAGTTTCTCAGTTGCCAGGGATGAAAAGCCTCTCGAAGGTTCCAGCAAGCAGAAACAGAAAACCAGTGTGAATGAACTGAAACTCGAAGTTCAGCCTTTAACCGAAGAACTGGCCAATCAGTTAGGATATTCCAACGAGGTCACAGGAGTGGTAATCACTTCTGTCGAACCGGGAAGTGCTGCTGAAGAAGCTGGTCTGACGAAAGGGATGATCATCGAAAAGATCGGGACAACTGAAGTCTCTACCATGGATCAATTCAACCAGGGATTGAAAGAAGCAAAAGGCAAAGACAGTGTGTTGCTGCTTGTGAGAAATCACAGTGGTGCCCGCTTTGTAGTGGTCCAGAAGTAG
- a CDS encoding FHA domain-containing protein, producing MVIESSPRYSLEIKKGKTSFPVRPVSGGRLTIGAGSCCGLQVTGQEMPILHSIIHVADEVARIEAMVSQPQLLLNGIPLRTSELSDGDLITIGPIEFVFCQSRPHTATSISTAGLSGSPLQTSAPITPDKKRDHFMTKETTLKDLSASELVDLIEQDFHLIEKYESRREQGAAALLSQLHQLNEEQEEQEFQQESLSEQEQLVLLADLESMMQELTRFSEELHQRADQLSSREKQYEVAAASLLQTQEKLASQLDRTLDQVGSIRQDRNTDDGPQRAIA from the coding sequence GTGGTCATCGAATCTTCACCCCGGTATTCACTGGAAATCAAAAAGGGAAAAACCAGTTTTCCCGTGCGGCCTGTGTCAGGTGGCCGCCTGACGATTGGAGCAGGTTCCTGCTGCGGTCTTCAGGTCACCGGTCAAGAGATGCCGATCCTGCATTCCATAATCCATGTCGCAGACGAAGTGGCCCGGATCGAAGCCATGGTTTCTCAACCCCAACTGTTATTAAACGGGATACCACTTCGCACCTCAGAACTTTCAGATGGCGATCTGATTACAATCGGGCCCATCGAATTTGTGTTTTGTCAGTCCAGACCACATACAGCAACGAGCATTTCCACCGCTGGCTTATCTGGCTCGCCGCTTCAGACGAGCGCACCAATCACCCCAGATAAAAAAAGAGATCACTTTATGACCAAAGAAACTACTCTGAAGGACCTGTCTGCGTCCGAACTTGTTGACCTGATTGAACAGGATTTTCATCTGATAGAGAAATATGAATCGCGTCGGGAACAGGGGGCCGCTGCCTTGCTGTCACAGCTTCATCAGTTGAACGAGGAGCAGGAAGAACAGGAATTCCAGCAGGAGTCGCTTTCTGAACAGGAACAACTGGTTCTACTGGCAGATCTCGAATCCATGATGCAGGAATTGACACGTTTCTCGGAAGAACTGCATCAGCGGGCCGATCAGTTATCCAGCCGCGAAAAGCAATATGAAGTGGCGGCTGCCTCTTTACTGCAAACCCAGGAGAAACTCGCCTCACAACTGGACCGGACGCTGGACCAGGTAGGATCAATCAGACAGGATCGCAATACCGATGATGGCCCTCAGCGGGCAATTGCCTGA
- a CDS encoding DUF2617 family protein: MNVRSARPKVNDLIFRLIGRSIHPELYTTCATAEITQKNFSAVLKVCETGHIACIQHNGKSVCEILTSFQNPLPSQKRLLEKPVRGCRSDSVQLESGLYYQVSYQLEELDYTIFKNVHEEYLMDAQRADLAYHFISESRLTPGALSIIDFEANQSSLLIHAFHTFPDELAVVKTQSLFEF, encoded by the coding sequence ATGAATGTCCGATCCGCCCGACCGAAAGTTAACGATCTGATCTTTCGCTTGATAGGGCGTTCGATTCACCCGGAACTTTATACGACTTGCGCCACGGCGGAAATTACACAGAAGAACTTTTCCGCGGTATTGAAAGTCTGTGAGACCGGTCATATTGCCTGTATTCAGCATAACGGAAAATCTGTCTGTGAGATTTTGACGTCGTTTCAGAATCCACTGCCCAGCCAGAAACGCTTACTGGAAAAACCGGTGCGTGGCTGTCGCTCTGATTCCGTGCAGCTCGAATCGGGTCTGTATTACCAGGTCAGTTATCAACTGGAAGAACTTGATTACACGATCTTCAAAAATGTCCATGAAGAATATCTGATGGATGCACAGCGGGCGGACCTGGCGTATCACTTTATTTCAGAAAGCCGCCTGACCCCCGGCGCCTTGAGTATCATCGACTTTGAAGCCAATCAGTCCAGTTTGCTGATCCATGCGTTTCACACATTTCCAGATGAACTGGCTGTGGTCAAAACGCAATCACTGTTTGAGTTTTAA
- a CDS encoding CPBP family intramembrane glutamic endopeptidase, which yields MTQKNNSQGELALTESSYWREARQPLVCLVFLAPLLLIYEWGVLSMGGNQPELLRNGADYWMRSWLSQLGFTQTFLLPALIVITLLLWHIFCKHPWKISGETLVGMFAESLLFAFCLIVVGQVQDLVFQQLPQPTLMFIERESASRVVSFVGAGVYEEVMFRLLLLPLCYLLFRGMLLEVRSSAILAIISTSLIFSLAHYVGASGDQFSVFSFTFRTVAGLFFAGLFFLRGFGITVGAHATYDIIVGVMLETTV from the coding sequence ATGACGCAAAAAAACAACTCGCAAGGCGAGCTGGCTCTCACCGAGAGCAGTTACTGGCGTGAAGCACGACAGCCTCTGGTCTGTCTGGTGTTTCTGGCGCCGTTACTGTTGATCTATGAGTGGGGCGTGCTCTCAATGGGAGGCAACCAGCCGGAACTGCTCCGGAATGGCGCGGATTACTGGATGCGCAGCTGGCTCTCACAGCTGGGGTTCACGCAGACCTTCCTGTTGCCGGCTTTGATTGTGATTACACTTCTGCTGTGGCACATCTTCTGTAAGCATCCCTGGAAAATATCGGGCGAGACACTGGTCGGCATGTTTGCTGAGAGTCTGCTGTTTGCTTTTTGCCTGATCGTTGTCGGGCAGGTCCAGGATCTGGTGTTTCAGCAATTGCCTCAGCCAACGTTGATGTTTATCGAACGCGAGTCCGCTTCGCGGGTAGTCAGTTTTGTGGGGGCGGGGGTTTATGAAGAAGTAATGTTCCGTCTGCTGTTACTGCCGTTGTGTTATCTGCTCTTTCGCGGGATGTTGCTGGAGGTCCGTTCTTCGGCGATCCTGGCGATCATATCCACCAGCCTGATCTTTTCGCTGGCGCACTATGTGGGCGCATCCGGCGATCAGTTCTCTGTGTTCAGCTTCACGTTTCGCACGGTGGCAGGACTGTTTTTCGCCGGCCTGTTTTTTCTGCGGGGATTTGGGATCACCGTCGGTGCGCACGCGACCTACGATATTATTGTCGGTGTGATGCTTGAAACGACTGTGTAA
- the bioD gene encoding dethiobiotin synthase — protein MDVFSLKIPGLMVVGTDTDVGKTYITAAIARQLVAEGVQTGVYKPACSGSVRDEETGTSYWPDVEQLSEAIQTSVPVERICPQRFHAPLAPPVAAADEGQQINEGLLLEGAQWWQDQAEFLLVEGVGGVLCPLSKHMLIVDFAAQLKLPLLIVARAGLGTINHSLLTIEVLQKRGLSIAGLILNDVDPTLSDVSRRSNAAQIQQWTSVPVLSFVPFEWRSNLLHYQTQARIDWIQLAQDSR, from the coding sequence GTGGACGTTTTTTCATTAAAAATCCCGGGATTGATGGTGGTAGGGACCGATACGGATGTCGGCAAGACCTATATTACCGCCGCGATTGCCCGCCAGCTGGTCGCAGAAGGTGTGCAGACGGGCGTTTATAAACCAGCCTGCAGTGGCAGTGTGCGGGACGAAGAAACCGGCACCAGTTACTGGCCAGATGTAGAACAACTGTCCGAAGCCATTCAAACCTCTGTTCCCGTAGAGCGGATCTGCCCTCAACGCTTTCATGCCCCCCTGGCGCCCCCTGTCGCTGCTGCCGATGAAGGTCAGCAGATCAATGAGGGACTTCTGCTGGAAGGAGCCCAGTGGTGGCAGGATCAGGCAGAGTTTCTGCTCGTGGAAGGTGTGGGAGGCGTGCTCTGCCCCCTTTCCAAACACATGCTGATTGTTGATTTCGCGGCTCAGCTCAAATTGCCACTACTGATAGTAGCACGTGCGGGACTGGGAACGATCAATCACAGCCTGCTGACGATTGAGGTCTTACAGAAACGAGGCCTCTCCATCGCAGGACTGATCCTGAATGATGTGGATCCCACTCTCAGCGATGTCTCCCGCCGGTCAAACGCCGCCCAGATACAACAATGGACAAGCGTGCCGGTTTTGTCTTTTGTCCCCTTTGAATGGCGGTCGAACTTGCTTCACTACCAGACTCAGGCCAGAATAGACTGGATACAATTAGCACAGGATTCCCGCTGA
- a CDS encoding M56 family metallopeptidase, with product MQLTDVSIISLVWQQFWQCSVLVLAVWLICRLVRFRRSHLTCLLWLIVLLKFITPPLWDSSMGLFCWIQNGLPAKVSPSQPPDEPEFMTRTESMRLLTGDDMGKLPDVSASPDFKVTIHENETMRQTPVRSETTAIPVQPTAENSGQPAAHYSVKQIGVLIWMTVGLLIATVMLVRYLRCWHIIRRAGEQSHPELNRLLERLCAELKLKRRVRLLITHSRMGPAVIGLLRPTIILPTAITESRSLKELEPVLVHELIHIRRGDLWIGLLQLLASVVWWFHPLVWFTGRRLKFEIEQCCDEEVLAELNCDPRQYAACLLEILELKQTLTAVPVVPGVRPVEITSKRLERIMRLGQGCQKRTPWWCWMIFVTLAAVVLPGAAFVVNAADANNDVKQVNVEKPSQNHPKQSIDAIQLLPFYDPLKRAMNSDNPFSRRYSKDLDYLSAEIDMRDWISRSVCTRSYPIQELLEKAGKNMVPMRAEAILTEKLNARIKLLREFAAVNDRPEYSTSVPIYFGTHQIPLKDERKQYRMVSYGGYDIRNDQLIVWAKDERYHSLVTQALDELSREEMTPFVLTAKFISVPRGLRDKISSERRKVKVYQAEKSAVVSDAAGEQPELIGPETISHPSLICEILDEKRVREVQRMIKSSADTQTLSAPQIRFIDGQTVQLETKKRHEMEPKFRGAGQSYSMNHYDVGLDLRVTFSTGKGIQNRGMLDYQIISSEYAGLKKQKLNHPESGQTGVIEFPVITEWHFKDARLLEPGQVLLVEGLGLQQEADSPSVLLALFQVDRARADERKPVMWGEGVNSDAGVTGQLQLDESHFKDALVTLAYPVADLVLPVSRQMILGSNKTPYNEQPRFEPLIELIKQNVTPEAWGDPRKTGREIRPYPEKLSLVIRAKRATHDQIKGLLTKIRVAQDRQIGLKLDLVTADYLNAELKKIDRFATPLTRGLWEKLKSEELDEGVLLKVPETKLLLKMSSSVNDMEYKMSAKVTFFNGQSCEFNLLDSLVPDQKSKSLLQLRPELLKDQRIRISYLINARNALDALSHVESATIPPGQTLLVDITDQLSRDRSSFQFDQFVKQAELSYQKQPKRCFMLVTPTILTASAEVPEYRDPQHPQQPHSSEQEWHLSDP from the coding sequence ATGCAGCTGACTGACGTTTCAATTATCTCGCTGGTGTGGCAGCAGTTCTGGCAATGTTCGGTGCTGGTGCTGGCAGTCTGGCTGATTTGTCGGCTCGTGCGTTTCAGGCGTTCGCATCTGACCTGTCTGCTCTGGCTGATTGTGCTGTTGAAATTTATCACGCCCCCTCTCTGGGACAGTTCGATGGGGCTGTTCTGCTGGATTCAAAATGGATTACCTGCCAAAGTTTCACCCAGCCAGCCGCCTGACGAACCAGAATTTATGACGCGCACCGAATCCATGCGCCTGCTGACCGGAGACGATATGGGAAAACTGCCCGACGTCTCAGCGAGTCCGGATTTCAAGGTGACAATTCACGAAAACGAAACGATGCGGCAGACTCCTGTCCGTTCAGAAACGACGGCGATTCCCGTGCAACCCACTGCGGAAAACAGCGGGCAGCCTGCGGCTCACTATTCCGTCAAACAGATCGGCGTGCTGATCTGGATGACGGTGGGTCTGCTGATTGCAACAGTGATGCTGGTGCGTTACCTGCGGTGCTGGCACATCATTCGACGGGCGGGAGAACAATCGCATCCGGAGTTGAATCGGTTATTAGAACGACTGTGTGCAGAATTAAAATTGAAACGCCGTGTGCGGCTGCTGATTACTCACAGTCGGATGGGACCGGCGGTGATTGGCCTGTTGCGTCCGACAATCATTCTTCCGACGGCGATCACGGAGAGTCGCTCCCTGAAAGAGCTGGAACCGGTGCTGGTGCACGAACTGATTCATATCCGCCGAGGCGATCTGTGGATTGGTCTGCTGCAACTGCTGGCATCGGTGGTGTGGTGGTTTCATCCGCTGGTCTGGTTTACGGGTCGTCGCTTGAAATTCGAAATCGAACAATGCTGTGATGAGGAAGTGCTCGCCGAACTGAACTGCGACCCCAGACAGTATGCCGCCTGCCTGCTGGAGATTCTGGAGTTGAAGCAGACGTTAACAGCGGTCCCCGTAGTGCCGGGCGTGCGTCCGGTGGAAATTACTTCAAAACGACTGGAGCGAATTATGCGACTCGGACAAGGATGTCAGAAGCGTACCCCCTGGTGGTGCTGGATGATTTTTGTGACGCTGGCAGCAGTGGTGCTGCCGGGAGCCGCGTTTGTGGTGAATGCCGCAGATGCCAATAATGACGTGAAGCAAGTCAACGTGGAAAAGCCGAGCCAGAACCATCCAAAACAGAGCATAGACGCAATCCAGTTACTTCCTTTTTATGACCCACTCAAACGGGCGATGAATAGTGATAACCCCTTCAGCCGCAGGTATTCAAAAGATTTGGATTACCTGTCTGCTGAGATTGATATGCGGGACTGGATTTCCCGTTCTGTCTGCACCCGCAGCTATCCCATTCAGGAACTGCTGGAGAAGGCTGGTAAGAACATGGTGCCGATGCGGGCCGAAGCGATCCTGACAGAAAAACTGAATGCCCGAATCAAGCTGCTCAGAGAGTTCGCTGCTGTCAATGACAGGCCCGAATACAGTACTTCCGTCCCCATTTATTTTGGAACCCACCAGATCCCCCTCAAAGACGAGCGCAAGCAATACCGCATGGTGTCCTATGGTGGCTATGACATCCGGAATGATCAACTGATTGTGTGGGCAAAGGATGAACGCTATCACAGTCTGGTAACTCAGGCACTGGATGAACTGTCCCGGGAAGAGATGACCCCCTTTGTGCTGACGGCAAAGTTTATCTCGGTGCCCCGCGGGCTGCGGGACAAAATCAGTTCAGAACGAAGGAAGGTGAAGGTCTACCAGGCTGAGAAGTCGGCTGTGGTCAGTGATGCTGCCGGAGAGCAGCCTGAATTGATCGGGCCGGAAACGATCAGTCATCCTTCCCTGATCTGTGAAATCCTTGATGAAAAGCGTGTCCGGGAAGTGCAGCGCATGATCAAGTCCTCAGCAGACACGCAGACTTTGTCGGCACCACAAATTCGATTTATCGATGGGCAGACGGTGCAGCTGGAAACAAAAAAACGCCACGAAATGGAACCCAAATTTCGCGGCGCCGGCCAGTCATATTCAATGAATCATTACGATGTCGGCCTGGATCTACGCGTGACCTTTTCCACTGGAAAGGGGATCCAAAATCGAGGCATGCTGGATTATCAGATTATCAGTTCTGAGTATGCCGGCCTGAAAAAACAGAAGCTGAATCATCCCGAATCCGGGCAGACAGGTGTGATTGAGTTTCCTGTAATAACGGAATGGCATTTCAAAGATGCCAGACTGCTGGAACCGGGACAGGTGCTGCTGGTTGAAGGTCTGGGACTGCAACAGGAAGCGGATTCCCCCAGCGTCCTGTTAGCATTGTTCCAGGTGGACCGCGCCAGAGCTGATGAGAGAAAGCCTGTGATGTGGGGAGAGGGAGTGAACAGTGACGCGGGCGTGACCGGGCAACTGCAACTGGATGAATCCCACTTCAAAGATGCTCTAGTGACTCTCGCTTATCCTGTCGCCGATCTGGTGCTGCCGGTGAGCAGGCAAATGATTCTGGGTTCAAATAAAACTCCCTATAATGAACAACCTCGATTCGAACCTCTGATTGAACTGATCAAACAGAATGTCACACCAGAAGCATGGGGAGATCCTCGCAAGACCGGTCGCGAAATCAGGCCTTATCCCGAGAAGCTCTCGCTTGTCATTCGAGCAAAGCGGGCGACTCATGATCAGATCAAAGGTCTGCTGACAAAGATCAGAGTAGCCCAGGATCGACAGATTGGACTCAAGCTTGATCTGGTCACAGCTGATTATCTGAATGCCGAGCTTAAAAAAATAGACCGGTTTGCTACCCCCCTGACGCGCGGGTTATGGGAGAAATTGAAGTCGGAAGAACTGGATGAGGGAGTTCTACTGAAGGTACCTGAGACGAAACTGTTGCTGAAGATGTCTTCCAGTGTGAATGACATGGAATACAAGATGTCTGCAAAAGTGACATTCTTCAATGGGCAGTCTTGCGAGTTCAATTTACTCGATTCACTGGTGCCTGATCAGAAGTCGAAATCGCTGCTTCAGCTAAGGCCGGAACTGTTGAAAGATCAGCGGATCAGGATTTCCTATCTGATCAACGCCAGGAATGCTCTGGATGCGCTTTCCCATGTCGAAAGCGCGACGATTCCCCCGGGGCAAACGTTGCTGGTGGATATTACCGATCAACTTTCGAGAGATCGAAGTTCATTCCAGTTTGATCAATTCGTGAAGCAGGCGGAACTGTCATATCAGAAACAGCCCAAACGCTGTTTTATGCTGGTGACGCCGACCATTCTCACAGCGTCCGCTGAAGTGCCAGAATATCGAGATCCTCAGCATCCACAGCAACCTCATTCTTCAGAACAGGAATGGCATTTATCCGATCCGTAG